Genomic DNA from Mus musculus strain C57BL/6J chromosome 11, GRCm38.p6 C57BL/6J:
TCCCCATGCTCTGCACTCAGCCTTTCAGTTGCTGACATTTCTTGCTCCTCATTCTAACCCCAGGCTTGCAGGGCCTCCCACTCCCAGCTCAGCCTCCTGTACACCCAGCTCAGCCTCCTGTACACCCCTTCCCACAGATTTGCAAAGGAGCCACCAAGGATGAAAGGCTCCAATGGCACCTCCCTGAGGGAACTGCCTTCTCCTGGCTACCCAATCCAGAAAGCAGTTTGGAAGGTAGGAGGAGCCTTCCCAGACTGCCCGAAAGCCCTACCCATTCTGCCTAGGGCCTGTCTCCTGTCCCCCACTCACCCTGCTGACCACTGGGCTGTGACATGGATTCTTTTCAGAGGATTGTTTCGAGGTGACCAGAGAGGCCATGCTCCATTTGGGCATCGACACCCCCACCCAGAACAACATCTTTAAGGTCAGAAGAAAAGCCATGCTACTTACACTTAGAGGTGATGGTAGCCCTTCTCATGGATTGTCCCTGGACTTGGGACCCTCTTTCCATGAGTGCCTAGGACTTCAGGCCCTATTGGACCATATCCAAGGAGCTGGCTGCCACTCTGTGGGGAGCCTGGAGACGGGTGCTGGACTGGACTGGGCCATAGGGTCGGTGACACGTCATGTAGTCCTTGAGTAATGAACATGTTGCAGTGACTCGCAAGCCCAGAACACAAGCACTTTGGGGCAGGTTTTATTACCATGACAAGAATAGAGAAATCACCTTTTTCTGTTTACCACTTGAAAGCTTAGAAATTATATTCACATCTCTTAGCTCACTTGGTTTTATCAAGTCTCTTGtgcataaagatttttttccattttatacttGAGAAAATCTGAAGTAGAGAAACCGAAGACACCACAAAGAGACAAAGTTGGTTTCAGGAGTTGTTATTCCAAACGCCCACCTCTTCCTGTTCCCCGACCCAGTCCtttgcctccctctccctctgggaACCCACAGAGCTAGCCTCATCTGCCTTTGCTGAAGGCCAActgcttccccctcttcctcatgCCCTAGAGCAACAAGATGGGATCAGGGACAAGGAAGCCACTGCAGGAAAATGGGGATATTGATGGCCTACACATGGTGTTTAGGAAGCTAAGGTGCCTCACCCAGTATGGACACTGAGATAAGCGTTTGTGCAGAAGGGCAGTACATGGAGACCAGCCAGAGGAAGTGGACACTAGGAGTCTACGCATGAGTGCTGGTTTGAAGATGTTATGACATATTTACGTGGCAGGGAAGACACCATGATCAGCAGGACTCATCCATTCCACTGAAGATGTTATGACCTTATGCCACAGCCATGCTGCCCTGGTAGTTTGGGACCAAAAGACCAGTAGCACATAAAGATGATCTGTCTTGGGTCCAGACAGTAATGGCAGGAGAGGCTCTGTTCTCTTACTATGAGGTCCAGGGGTTCCAAGGTTACTTGTCCTTCCAAGGCTTGAAGTTACCTATATAGGTCATTGAAGGCACAGGCAGAAAGGTGGCACCTACTGCAGAGACCAGGATCACAGTCCCCTAGGCTGGACTATCACAGCCCAGTAATGCTTAGAAAGGCCCAGGAAACCATGGCTAAGCCTCACCCGGCAGAACTGCCCAGGCATGTAACTAACAGAGCGGTACTCCCATGCAGACCATTGTGAAGTGAGCAGTGGGACAGACGATGGATAGATGGAGGCAGGCCCTGCTGGTTGCTCTGGAAGGTATCTGAAGTCCTGCTGCCTAGTCGCTAATCTCACCTCTCTCCTAGGCTGGACCTCCTATCTCTGCTATGGGCATCCTCATGGCATGTGCCCACAGAATGTTGTAGAGATTGTGTTGGGATCTCTACCGTACGAACTCTTGTCTGACAGAGACAGCCAAAGGGGCAGTCATCAGGAGCTCCCTTCTGTTGTTGTGACATCAGCATGAGGACTCATCTTCTTGGTCAGGCCAAGCCCCTGCCTCCTGACCATCCCTTCTGCCCTTCAGGTCCTAGCTGGACTGCTGCACCTTGGCAATGTCCATTTTGTTGACTCAGAGGATGAAGCCCTGCCCTGCCAAGTGATGGATGATACCAAGGGTGAGAGAAGAGGATGGGGGAATGCGCCTGGCAGGAATGGCTAGCTGTAGTGGAATGTGGTGGGAAATCGAAGGGTGAACTTTTCAGTGTAGCGCCCTTGACTAAACCATCTGCTGTAAGGCCCACCATGGATAATTTACTCCACAGCCTCTGATGAAGCCAGCAATGTTGTCTTCAACAATCAGAGTCGGGTGGCTTGGAAAGTGATTTGTCCGATTCTAACACTGTGACTTCAAGTCCTGCCTCTGCCACGTAAGGAGGCCTTGGACAAGCCTCTTCACCCACTCAGTTCCAGTGGAGGATGTTTGCCTAAGGAGGGCCCTCCTTTCTCCCCCAGTCTCTGTGAGGACCTCAGCCTTGCTGCTGCAGCTCCCAGAGAAAATGCTGCTGGAGAGTATGCAGATTCGAACCATCAAGGCAGGCAAGCAGCAGCAGGTGTTCCAGAAGCCCTGCTCCCGAGCCGAGTGTGACACACGCAGAGACTGTCTGGCCAAACTGATCTATGCACGGTGAGTGACTTACTCTGGGCCTTCACTTCCCCGTAGGTTCTTAGCCTGTGTAGGGTTGGACCAAACATTGTGAGACAATAGATACAGGTCCAAGATAGTGGAAGCTGGAGAATGCAGACCAGTTGCTGGGCTCCCAGGAGATGCAGGGCATAACTCCCAGGTTTGCCGTAAACCCTGCCTTTGGCCTCTGTGCCTCTATTGAATGGAGAAGTTGCTCCAAAGGTGATCTCCACCTTTACAGCTGGAGGTTGAGACTGTTGAGTAGTATATAGGCTTCTCTGTCACCTGTACCCTGGGACCTTAGGTCATTCATCTGGGGAATTAGAGAGGGGTCCTAGCCGGAAGCTCAGCTCAACAGTCCCCGTCACCAGAATACACAACAGGCAGAAAGGAGCCCAGCATGGCAGGGAAGGTGGGTCCTCACCTTTCTTGGAACATGACATCCTCTGGCTATGTGGTCAAATACTGTCTTATCTTGAGTTTTGAGAACCTTCAGAGTACCTTGTAAAGTCTATCAGAGGCTCAGACTCCCCTGAGATTATTGTGGCCAGTGTTTATATAGGAGTATGTGAAATCTTGGACAACCCTGTTCAGAGCCAAGAATCTGAGGTCTTCCTAAGCCCATGTCAACTAGAGACAGATACATCTGCCTCAAAGCAGGTTTTAGGTCATAAGTTGTGGAATTTTTGTATTTCGggttattttaagacagggtcttactctatgactctggctggcctgggacttaaTGTCAGTGCtataattaaaggtgtgtacattACAGCCAAaagatttttaagattttttaagtAACTCTACAAGTTACTGCACAATGGAAAGTTACAGATAGAGAGCTCTTCTAGCTAAAGAGCATTTACACATGGCAGCTGTCATGTTACAATAGTCCACATGGAAGCCGCCATGTTACAATAGTCCACTTACTTTAAGTATCTTGCATGAGAGTTTGAACccctgttgaaaaaaaaatgtctactgAATTAAACCAGTTGGAGAGTAATTACTTAAAGAGAAACTAAGGCGTAGTGGCCACCTCTAAGCCCAGCACATTTTAGGCTGAAGTAGGGGCTGTTCGTTCCATACCAGAGTCTCTATGTAGACCCTGTTTCCACAATGGGACAGGGGAAGGCAGTGTGCAGGGAAGACGTCCTTTGAACAGTCTTGTGCTCGGTGCCACCTTGTATAGAAGTGCCATTTTCTCGGGACTAACAACAGTTGCAATAGGGAATGCCATTGCCTTGTGATTTACTCACACACACGTTAGGGCTGAGGAGGAGGTGGCAGCTCCTGAAGTCTTCCCTGGGGAACTCAGTGTACTCAGCTTACACAAATGCAACTGGAGCCTGCCAGTATCTTCTAGTCATGGCGTTAGCTGGCGATGGGTCGTGTGACTAATGCAGACCCATACCCTGCCTGACCCGGGAGCCTAGCTGTCCTGTCTTGCTAGAACAGGTTAGATCTGTGTATACCTAGAAATATATGCCCAGAGCCTGCCTCTGCTGTAGGTCAAGATTGCGTAAGGCAGGAACAAGAGGATTTAGCCTTTGGCCTGGTAGGTtcagaactcaggaccttttagCACGTGGTGCCCTTCCTGGGAGGGCAGTTTTAACACATCCTACTCTTCCTCATCAACAGGCTGTTCGACTGGCTGGTGTCTGTGATCAACAGCAGCATCTGTGCAGACTCCAAATCATGGACTGCCTTCATAGGTAGCAGGGAACCCTCCAGAAAATAAGCCATTGGACCCAGGGTGGAGGAAGGGTCCCTGGGTCATGTGGGTGCCTGGGAGcagctccttccctctctctgctagtgtccccatccacccacccacccatccatccaggAGTTTGGTGATATTTCTACGTTTGATTGCCCACATATATGTCCATCCATGGCTCTCTAGACAGACCAGTTTACGCCTTATTCCTCATGGTCCTTTTTCTCCTAGTCCCAGGAAAGGTAGTCAGAGGCACATTTGAGGGCAGCATTGTTGTGCGTTGGGTTGGGTGAGTCAAATAgggaattaattaaaattaaagccTAGTGATGCCAACACAGTTCGCTTAAAAAGGGGCAtcagctgggctggtgagataagGTCCTCTGAACAAGGTCGATACAGAGGACATTCCCTGTATCACACAAAAAACAGGACCCAGTAGCCTCAAGGGGGAACCTGTTGGGACCAGAGGATTTCAGACTTGAAGGTGGGCTGATGCCTGAGCTGCCCTTCATTCAGATGTGTGACTTTCTGCTTGCTCTGATGTAGTATGAAGCAAGGGAAGAGGTCCTGGGACCTACATAGGTGGGTTGTGGGAGCAGGAGACTGCCATCACTCAACCTCATCCCAGGGCTGATTGAGGCCTCTGCAAGGGTGCAGCCACTTGGGCTGCCGTGCTTGTCATCTCTACCACCGTGTGGTAGCCCCAtggttctctcctctcttcccagggcTGCTAGATGTGTATGGGTTTGAGTCATTTCCTAATAACAGTTTGGAACAGCTGTGCATCAACTATGCCAATGAGAAGCTACAGCAGCACTTCGTGGCTCACTACCTCAGGGCCCAGCAGGTGAGGGATAGGGCAAGGCAAGGCATCCTTCCGGAGGCACCTTTGTTCCTTGTTTTATGAATTGAGAAATAATAACTATGTCAGAAATTGTTTTAATATTCTGTTCCTTAATGCTCCTCTGGGACTTGCTTTCTCCCATCCCTGCTCCATCCCTAGGAGGAGTACGAAGTTGAGGGCCTGGAGTGGTCATTTGTCAACTACCAGGACAACCAGACCTGCTTAGATCTCCTTGAAGGGAGCCCCATCAGCATCTGTTCCCTCATAAATGAGGTAAGGCGCTTAGGCCAGTGAGCCGGCCAACAGAGCCGGTCTCTGGGCTTTTCTGGTGCCTTGGTGATTCTTTTGTGTGCTCTTTTGTCCGCCTCTCTCCCCCATCTACAAATAAGTGTGCTAATCCCCGGGCTCTCCCTGGAGTTGCTATAATGCTTGTGTTACAACTCTGCTACCGTGGGTCCAGACACTGAGGATGCTGCACGTGTGGGAAGTCCTCATCACTGTGATGACTGCCCACTCCCATCCCACAGGAATGCCGCCTTAACCGGCCAAGCAGTGCAGCACAACTACAGACGCGCATCGAGAGCACGCTGGCAGGACGGCCCTGCCTGGGCCATAACAAGCTCAGCCGGGAGCCCAGCTTCGTGGTTGTGCATTTCGCGGGACCTGTACGGTACCACACAGCCGGCCTGGTGGAAAAGAACAAGGTAAGCCTGGGCCACAGCATAGAGCTACCGGATAAGGAAGCTGAGTCACTACTGCATATACAAAGTAGTTCCTGTAGGGCATCTACTTTCTCCTCAGTGTCCTTTCCTCAAAATCCAATCTCACTCTCTTGAGCCCTGCCTAGGATCTTTGCTAATCCATcctgagctgcctggaagtggTCCATGTACACATGGCTCCTCTTGGCCCGCAGACCCAGTCTTCTTGGGATTCCAGCCTGCCCTCCCCAGGAGCCCTggtcatggggggagggggtggccaGCACTAGGAAGCAGCTCACCTCTCTGTCTGCCGCCCTTGCCCTTTCCGATAGGACCCTGTTCCCCCTGAGCTGACTGAGCTCCTGCAGCAATCCCAAGACCCCCTGCTCACGATgctgtttcctgccaaccctgaagAGAAGACCCAGGAGGAGCTGTCTGGCCAGAGCCGGGCTCCTGCATTGACTGTGGTGTCCAAGTTCAAGGTGGGTCTAGTGGTGCTGACGTGAAGTGCTCAATACAACTGTCTACTGAGCGCCCTTCAAAACTGGGGCTGCTTACTGGGGAGCAGTGATGTGCCGGGCAGAAATAGTCCCTGTCTCATCAAGCTTATGCTTCAGTGTAAAAGACAGGGGACAGACAAGACATGACTGGGTATGAGGATAAGGCATACGGTGGGGACTCCCAACCTCTGCTGATGAGCTGTGACATAAGCAACGTCTGAGTCACATCCCTCTGGCACATAGGGAAGGCTTAATAATGGAATAGCAGGGGTGGCGTGAAGCTATCTGTAGGAAAATGATcctgaggaagagaggaaagggaaaagccCCAGACCAGAGGCTCAGTCAGTAAGAGCCACTGGTCCACAGCATTCCTGGAGAAAGGGTGAGAAGTAAGGGGTGGTTACCATGTGCTTTGCACATGTTCTTAAAAAACATGGAGTAGTCCCCAGGGTATATATGAGCCTGATCTCAAGGCTGGGAGGTCCTCCAAAGACACAACACACTCACAGCCAGCAGCCAGCTTAGGCCCCTGAGCTGCCCCAATCCTGCCTAACCCCAAATTTCTGTGTCTTCAGGCCTCACTGGAACAGCTCCTGCAGGTCCTACATAATACAACACCCCACTACATTCGCTGCATCAAGCCCAACAGCCAGAGTCAGCCACAGACTTTCCTCCAAGAAGAGGTAACTAACCCTGAGCTACAGCTACCTAGCACCAAGAATAAGGAGGAGAGCATCTCCAGATGGGATGGTCACTGGCAGTCTCTTGGGCTGAGCCTGACATTAAGAAGAGCTTAttttggccgggcagtggtggcgcatgcctttaaccccagcacttgggaggcagaggcaggaagatttctgagttccaggacagccagggacacacagagaaaccctgtctcgggggaaaaaaaagtgtggGGGGGCTTATTTCCCTGCTCTGGCAGGGCAATCATGAGTGGCTGTATGGTCTGTAC
This window encodes:
- the Myo19 gene encoding unconventional myosin-XIX isoform X3 gives rise to the protein MTGAAVQTYLLEKTRVACQASSERNFHIFYQICKGATKDERLQWHLPEGTAFSWLPNPESSLEEDCFEVTREAMLHLGIDTPTQNNIFKVLAGLLHLGNVHFVDSEDEALPCQVMDDTKVSVRTSALLLQLPEKMLLESMQIRTIKAGKQQQVFQKPCSRAECDTRRDCLAKLIYARLFDWLVSVINSSICADSKSWTAFIGLLDVYGFESFPNNSLEQLCINYANEKLQQHFVAHYLRAQQEEYEVEGLEWSFVNYQDNQTCLDLLEGSPISICSLINEECRLNRPSSAAQLQTRIESTLAGRPCLGHNKLSREPSFVVVHFAGPVRYHTAGLVEKNKDPVPPELTELLQQSQDPLLTMLFPANPEEKTQEELSGQSRAPALTVVSKFKASLEQLLQVLHNTTPHYIRCIKPNSQSQPQTFLQEEVLNQLEACGLVETIHISAAGFPIRVSHQNFIERYKLLRRLGPRMSSGLGGLEPAEGSSEQPLCAKEATLQPLLQDILHALPALIQTAATPSDPAKNTQIPLYCGRTKIFMTDSMLELLECGRAQMLEQCARCIQCGWRRHRLQKQEKQRRAAVLIQAAFRSWLTRKHIRRLHIAATVIKHAWHKWRIRMACLASKELDGMEEKPMPQAPGTLRSSMSPAHTRFLGAIIHLWPLGLVLANSADGVRGFQRKLVAHACLRLPSDRPSNKVQTPQQDQAGITSIRALPQGSIKFHCRKSPLQYADICPDPSASCVTGFNQILLESHRPVQV
- the Myo19 gene encoding unconventional myosin-XIX isoform X4 produces the protein MKGSNGTSLRELPSPGYPIQKAVWKVLAGLLHLGNVHFVDSEDEALPCQVMDDTKVSVRTSALLLQLPEKMLLESMQIRTIKAGKQQQVFQKPCSRAECDTRRDCLAKLIYARLFDWLVSVINSSICADSKSWTAFIGLLDVYGFESFPNNSLEQLCINYANEKLQQHFVAHYLRAQQEEYEVEGLEWSFVNYQDNQTCLDLLEGSPISICSLINEECRLNRPSSAAQLQTRIESTLAGRPCLGHNKLSREPSFVVVHFAGPVRYHTAGLVEKNKDPVPPELTELLQQSQDPLLTMLFPANPEEKTQEELSGQSRAPALTVVSKFKASLEQLLQVLHNTTPHYIRCIKPNSQSQPQTFLQEEVLNQLEACGLVETIHISAAGFPIRVSHQNFIERYKLLRRLGPRMSSGLGGLEPAEGSSEQPLCAKEATLQPLLQDILHALPALIQTAATPSDPAKNTQIPLYCGRTKIFMTDSMLELLECGRAQMLEQCARCIQCGWRRHRLQKQEKQRRAAVLIQAAFRSWLTRKHIRRLHIAATVIKHAWHKWRIRMACLASKELDGMEEKPMPQAPGTLRSSMSPAHTRFLGAIIHLWPLGLVLANSADGVRGFQRKLVAHACLRLPSDRPSNKVQTPQQDQAGITSIRALPQGSIKFHCRKSPLQYADICPDPSASCVTGFNQILLESHRPVQV